In Girardinichthys multiradiatus isolate DD_20200921_A chromosome 18, DD_fGirMul_XY1, whole genome shotgun sequence, a single window of DNA contains:
- the LOC124883781 gene encoding cyclin N-terminal domain-containing protein 2 isoform X2, translating to MARTGFCDSKPLLDLHKKADERRAPLRTWANACGSIDRCQPVEVEESRAAPVKMEPERRWERRLSAQTSEGIIMGFHEDSRTCKAGNGCVEASVLLYPHGLQGLHSLHALVPSLLRHEVEIALEKLGLIWDRTYAWDTFLDMMRTQMRNSFPNADLPRHFTDATRAILVDWIIQVHEFLQFQEETLYLAVHLLNRSLRQLKVTTANLQLLGMVCLFIAAKKEESLLPDVSGLCSLMAHTYTKHQLLRMERKVLFALNFDLSYCPPLHLLHLLASVARCSATVVWMARYLLELSLLEGQCVVFLPVQLAGAALCLARQVLQECPTPEGEAAWCLASSIHVGSEATLLRIMHILASAAANFNSQETCATCIKFSSPESLQVSRHPGLNNAASLLAVCS from the exons ATGGCCAGGACCGGGTTCTGCGACTCCAAGCCCCTGTTGGACTTACACAAGAAG GCGGATGAGAGGAGAGCCCCTCTAAGAACTTGGGCTAATGCCTGTGGGTCTATAGATCGCTGTCAGCCTGTAGAAGTGGAGGAGTCCAGGGCGGCCCCTGTCAAAATGGAACCAGAGCGCAGATGG GAAAGGAGGCTATCGGCACAAACAAGTGAGGGCATCATCATGGGTTTCCATGAGGACAGCAGGACATGCAAGGCTGGCA ATGGTTGTGTGGAGGCTTCAGTGCTGCTCTACCCTCATGGCCTCCAGGGGCTTCACAGCCTACATGCCCTGGTTCCCAGCTTACTGAGACATGAAGTCGAGATCGCACTTGAGAAACTGGGCCTTATTTGGGATCGAACGTATGCCTGGGACACGTTCTTGGACATGATG AGAACTCAGATGCGAAACTCCTTTCCCAATGCTGACCTCCCTCGCCATTTTACTGATGCTACTCGAGCTATCCTAGTAGACTGGATCATTCAGGTTCAT GAGTTCCTGCAGTTCCAAGAAGAGACGCTCTATCTGGCAGTACACCTCCTCAACCGCTCCCTGCGACAGCTGAAGGTGACCACAGCCAACTTGCAGCTCCTGGGCATGGTTTGCCTCTTCATCGCAGCAAAGAAAGAGGAGAGCCTCCTTCCAGAT GTGTCTGGACTCTGCAGCTTGATGGCCCACACATACACCAAACATCAGCTTCTGCGAATGGAACGTAAAGTTTTGTTTGCACTTAACTTCGATCTGTCCTACTGTCCCCCACTGCACTTGCTCCACCTGTTGGCCTCTGTTGCTCGCTGTAGTGCTACG GTGGTGTGGATGGCTCGGTATCTGCTGGAACTCTCTCTGCTAGAAGGCCAATGTGTGGTGTTTCTGCCCGTACAGCTGGCTGGAGCAGCCCTGTGCTTGGCCCGCCAAGTTCTACAGGAGTGTCCGACACCAGAGGGAGAGGCTGCATGGTGTCTGGCATCCAGCATCCATGTTGGCAG TGAGGCTACTCTGCTGAGGATCATGCATATTCTAGCTAGTGCTGCAGCCAATTTCAACTCCCAAGAGACCTGTGCTACTTGTATAAAATTTTCTTCCCCAGAGAGTTTACAAGTCAGTAGACACCCAGGTCTGAATAACGCTGCAAGTCTGCTGGCTGTATGCAGTTGA
- the LOC124883781 gene encoding cyclin N-terminal domain-containing protein 2 isoform X1: MARTGFCDSKPLLDLHKKADERRAPLRTWANACGSIDRCQPVEVEESRAAPVKMEPERRWERRLSAQTSEGIIMGFHEDSRTCKAGIDGCVEASVLLYPHGLQGLHSLHALVPSLLRHEVEIALEKLGLIWDRTYAWDTFLDMMRTQMRNSFPNADLPRHFTDATRAILVDWIIQVHEFLQFQEETLYLAVHLLNRSLRQLKVTTANLQLLGMVCLFIAAKKEESLLPDVSGLCSLMAHTYTKHQLLRMERKVLFALNFDLSYCPPLHLLHLLASVARCSATVVWMARYLLELSLLEGQCVVFLPVQLAGAALCLARQVLQECPTPEGEAAWCLASSIHVGSEATLLRIMHILASAAANFNSQETCATCIKFSSPESLQVSRHPGLNNAASLLAVCS, translated from the exons ATGGCCAGGACCGGGTTCTGCGACTCCAAGCCCCTGTTGGACTTACACAAGAAG GCGGATGAGAGGAGAGCCCCTCTAAGAACTTGGGCTAATGCCTGTGGGTCTATAGATCGCTGTCAGCCTGTAGAAGTGGAGGAGTCCAGGGCGGCCCCTGTCAAAATGGAACCAGAGCGCAGATGG GAAAGGAGGCTATCGGCACAAACAAGTGAGGGCATCATCATGGGTTTCCATGAGGACAGCAGGACATGCAAGGCTGGCA TAGATGGTTGTGTGGAGGCTTCAGTGCTGCTCTACCCTCATGGCCTCCAGGGGCTTCACAGCCTACATGCCCTGGTTCCCAGCTTACTGAGACATGAAGTCGAGATCGCACTTGAGAAACTGGGCCTTATTTGGGATCGAACGTATGCCTGGGACACGTTCTTGGACATGATG AGAACTCAGATGCGAAACTCCTTTCCCAATGCTGACCTCCCTCGCCATTTTACTGATGCTACTCGAGCTATCCTAGTAGACTGGATCATTCAGGTTCAT GAGTTCCTGCAGTTCCAAGAAGAGACGCTCTATCTGGCAGTACACCTCCTCAACCGCTCCCTGCGACAGCTGAAGGTGACCACAGCCAACTTGCAGCTCCTGGGCATGGTTTGCCTCTTCATCGCAGCAAAGAAAGAGGAGAGCCTCCTTCCAGAT GTGTCTGGACTCTGCAGCTTGATGGCCCACACATACACCAAACATCAGCTTCTGCGAATGGAACGTAAAGTTTTGTTTGCACTTAACTTCGATCTGTCCTACTGTCCCCCACTGCACTTGCTCCACCTGTTGGCCTCTGTTGCTCGCTGTAGTGCTACG GTGGTGTGGATGGCTCGGTATCTGCTGGAACTCTCTCTGCTAGAAGGCCAATGTGTGGTGTTTCTGCCCGTACAGCTGGCTGGAGCAGCCCTGTGCTTGGCCCGCCAAGTTCTACAGGAGTGTCCGACACCAGAGGGAGAGGCTGCATGGTGTCTGGCATCCAGCATCCATGTTGGCAG TGAGGCTACTCTGCTGAGGATCATGCATATTCTAGCTAGTGCTGCAGCCAATTTCAACTCCCAAGAGACCTGTGCTACTTGTATAAAATTTTCTTCCCCAGAGAGTTTACAAGTCAGTAGACACCCAGGTCTGAATAACGCTGCAAGTCTGCTGGCTGTATGCAGTTGA
- the akt2 gene encoding RAC-beta serine/threonine-protein kinase has product MNGVTVVKEGWLFKRGEYIKTWRPRYFILKSDGSFVGYKDRPDMYSDYGHPPLNNFSVAECQLMKTERPKPNTFVIRCLQWTSVIERTFHVETNSEREEWMQVIQTVANSLKSQQQDEEPMEIKFGSPSDNSGAEEMEIAVFKSRSKVTMSDFDYLKLLGKGTFGKVILVKEKATGMYYAMKILRKEVIIAKDEVAHTVTESRVLQNTRHPFLTTLKYAFQTNDRLCFVMEYANGGELFFHLSRDRVFTEDRARFYGAEIVSALEYLHSRNVVYRDLKLENLMLDKDGHIKITDFGLCKEGITDGATMKTFCGTPEYLAPEVLEDNDYGRAVDWWGLGVVMYEMMCGRLPFYNQDHERLFELILMEDIRFPKSLAPEGKALLASLLKKDPKQRLGGGPEDAKEVMTHKFFESIVWQDVIEKKLIPPFKPQVTSETDTRYFDDEFTAQSITITPPDKYDSLDVEDSDQRTHFPQFSYSASIRE; this is encoded by the exons GTGAATACATCAAAACATGGCGTCCTCGTTACTTCATCCTGAAGAGCGATGGGTCATTTGTCGGATACAAAGACAGGCCGGACATGTACTCCGACTATGGCCACCCACCGCTCAACAACTTCTCCGTCGCAG AATGCCAGCTGATGAAGACGGAGCGCCCCAAGCCCAACACATTTGTCATTCGATGTCTGCAGTGGACCTCGGTTATTGAGCGGACCTTCCATGTTGAGACCAACAGTGAGAG GGAGGAGTGGATGCAGGTGATCCAGACGGTAGCAAATAGCCTGAAGAGTCAGCAGCAGGATGAGGAGCCCATGGAGATCAAATTTGGCTCCCCCAGTGACAACAGCGGTGCAGAGGAGATGGAGATTGCTGTGTTCAAATCCCGTTCAAAAGTG ACCATGAGCGACTTTGACTACCTGAAGCTCCTGGGCAAAGGAACGTTCGGAAAAGTGATTCTGGTTAAAGAGAAGGCCACAGGGATGTACTACGCCATGAAAATCCTCCGCAAAGAAGTCATCATTGCTAAA gaTGAGGTGGCGCACACAGTTACAGAGAGCAGAGTCCTCCAAAACACACGGCATCCTTTTCTAACG ACACTAAAATATGCATTTCAAACGAATGACCGGCTTTGCTTCGTGATGGAGTATGCAAATGGAGGAGAA CTCTTCTTTCACTTATCCCGGGACAGAGTATTCACAGAAGATAGGGCACGATTCTACGGTGCAGAGATTGTATCCGCACTGGAGTATCTACACTCACGCAATGTCGTTTACAGGGACTTGAAG CTGGAGAACCTGATGTTGGACAAGGACGGCCACATAAAGATAACAGACTTTGGGCTTTGCAAGGAGGGAATCACAGACGGTGCCACGATGAAAACCTTCTGTGGAACCCCCGAGTACCTGGCTCCAGAG GTACTGGAGGACAATGACTATGGACGTGCAGTGGACTGGTGGGGACTGGGAGTGGTCATGTATGAGATGATGTGTGGTCGGTTGCCCTTCTACAACCAGGACCATGAGCGCCTGTTTGAGCTCATCCTCATGGAGGATATCCGCTTCCCTAAGAGCCTGGCACCGGAGGGCAAGGCCCTGCTGGCAAGCCTGCTGAAAAAAGACCCCAAACAAAG GCTCGGAGGTGGACCAGAAGATGCCAAAGAAGTAATGACCCACAAGTTCTTTGAGTCTATCGTCTGGCAGGACGTCATTGAGAAAAAA CTTATCCCACCCTTCAAGCCCCAAGTAACATCAGAGACAGACACCCGTTACTTCGATGATGAGTTCACAGCACAATCTATTACAATAACTCCTCCAGATAAGT ATGACAGCTTAGATGTTGAGGATTCAGATCAGCGTACACACTTCCCTCAGTTCTCCTACTCAGCCAGCATACGGGAATGA